AGCCGCTCATGCGCGGCATGTTGAGGTCGAGGAACACGAGCCGCGGCGGCTTCTTCCGGAACTGCTCGAGCGCCTGCTGCGCGTCGGCGGCGAGGATGATCTCCGCGCCCGGCGCCGCTTGCTTCACGTACATCGCGACGAGGCGCGCGATGTCGACGTCGTCGTCGACGATGAGGACGGAGAGCCCGCCCTCGCTCGCGCTCGTGCCGCGCTGGATCTCCTCCTTCGCGGTGCGGAGCTGCCACACCGCGGCGTCCATCGAGACGGGGCGATCGTTCGGCTCCTTCGCCATCAGCGACGAGACGAGCTCGGAGAGGCGCTTCGGCACGCTCACCGCGTCGGACAGCTTCGGCACCGGCGCGTCCGCGTGCGCGAGCAGGACGTCGACCGGGTCTTTGCCCGTGTACGGCAGCGCGCCCGCGAGCACGCGGTAGGCGAGGACGCCGAACGCGTAGACGTCGGCGAGGTGGCGCTCGGTGCCGAGCTGCGTGCCGGAGAAGATCTCCGGCGCCATGTAGTCGGGCGTCCCCGCGACGATGCCGCGATCGGGCTCGTAGTGCGCGCGCACGAGGCCGAGGTCCATCAAGACGACGCGGCCCGACGCGGCGAGGAGGATGTTCTCCGGCTTGATGTCGCCGTGCGAGATGCCGGCGCGATGGATCGCGGCCATGCCGTCCGCGATCGCGACGAGGACGTCGATGCGCTCGGCGATCGGCGTCGTGGACCCGAGCCGATCGAGGTGGTGCGCCAGCGTGAAGCCGGACACGTGCTCCATCACCATGTAGTCGATGCCCTCGTGGACACCGAGCGCGTACACCCCCACCACGCCGGGGTGCTTGATCGCCGCGAGCGCGCGCGCCTCGTTCCGGATCGAGAACTGCGCCTCGATGTCCGCGAAATTCGCCTTGATCGCGACGCGGCGCACGAGCCCGACGTCCTGCGCGTCGAACACCTGCCCCATGCCGCCGCGGCCGAGGACGGCTTTGATCTCGTACGCGTCCGAGACGAGCTCACCGATTTTGAAGATGGTCTTGGGGGTCGACTCGGACACGGAACCTGATGGCCCAGTCTACCTCAGTCGCACGCGCGACGTTCCAGCCAAGTGATGGTCGAGTCGCCGTAGAGGATCCACACCGCGCCGAGGGTGTCCTCGATCACGAGCACGTCCGTGACGTGCGCGGCGACCGCGATCTCCCCGAGCGACGCGAACGCGCCGTCGGCGTCGACCTTCCCGAGCTCGAGGATCTTCGGCGAGCCGACCGCCTTCTCGCGCGGACGCATGCGCACGATCCACGCCGTCTTGCCGTCGCGCGAGGGCGCGGCGCCCATCGGCGCGGGATCGAGGCCGTTGGGGTAGAGCGACCACTTGGTCGGGACGTTCTCCTTCGGCGGATCGTCGACCGCGACCATCGCCATCCCGAACTCGAGCGTGTCGCGCGGCATCGGGATGAACGCGAGCGCACGCTCGCCGATCGGCGCGACCTCGAGGTCGACCCCTCGCTCGGGCACGCCGCCGACGCTGAGCACGACGTCGGGCGCGAGGCTCAGCTCGCTCTCCTTCAGCGTCATCGTGCGCGCGTGGATCGGCACCATCGCCGTGCGCGTGTCGAGGTACACCGCGACGGCTTGGTCGGCGGGGCGCGCCTTCGTGCCCTTCCGCGCGAAGAAGCGCATCGTGGTCGCGCCCGCGCCTTCGTCGGAGAGGCGCTGCCCGACGCGATCGTCGAGCGACACGAACGCCTGCAGCATGTCGCCCTCCGTCGTCTTGTGCTTCTCGAGCCACGCGACGACGGAGTGGTCCGCCCCGAGCGGCGCGGCCGCGAGGCGCGTGCTCGCCGCCGCCTTCGCGCCGGTCACGGTCTTCACGTCGGTGGGACCGTTCGGTCCGAGCGTCGCGCGCGTGATCTCGCCGCCGGTCGTGGGGCAGTACACGAACTTTCCCGCGAGCTCGCAGCCCGGCCACCGCACGCCGACGAACGCCGTCGGCCGCGGCGGCACGAACGGCGGCGTGTTCTTCGGCGGCACGGGTGGGATCGCGACGGAGAAGGCGCGCGGCCGCCCGCCGTCGTTCACGATCATGCGGAGCTCGTGCCCCGCGACGTCGAGCGCGGCCGGACCGCGGAACGGCTGCTCGGCGGGACCCCACACGAGGCGGCACGCGGAGGCGCCCGCTTCGCCGAACGGCTCGTCGACCGACGCGGCGGCGTCGCTCGGCGGCGCGGCGTCGACGACGGGCGCGGGCGGCGCGGCGTCGGCGTCGGCGTCGGCGCTCGCGCGCGGCGGCGGCGCGGGCGCGGCGTCGGCCCCGGGCTTCGGCGTCTCGTCGCAATCCTTGCACGATGCAAGAATCATCGAGAGCGCGAGGAAGAGGTGCCGGCGCGACACGCCTCCGTTCTACATCAGGCGGGTTTTCGAGCGAACCGGCTTCGCTCAGCGTGGGTCGCAGTCGCTCGAGACCTCGAGGCCGTCGAGGGCGGCCCAGCCGTAGCGGACCTCGCCCGTCGTCGACGTGACGTAGCCGTAGATGAACTTCATCGCGCCCGCCGGCGTCGTGTACTTGTCGGTGCCCTTCGTGCGCGCGTAGAGCTTCGCGTCGAGCGACGGCGCGCCCTCCGCGGTCGGCACGTTGAGGCGCTGGAACTTGGTGCCGGCGGGGAAGATGTCCGTGTTCGCGCCGCCGAGATCGTCGCCCGGCACGTTGAACGAGAGCGTGCCGTAGACCTCTCCGTTCTTCCGGACCTGCGGGAGGTAGTCGTTCGGCTCCTTCGCCTCCCCTTCCTTCGCGCCGCGCACGACCTTCAGCGTGTCGAGGCGCGCGGGGTACGTCGTCCCGATCTCGTAACACGCCATCGGCGAGAGGTTCGCGCCCTTCGCGTCCATCTTCCCGATCGCCTTCGCGAGCGCCTCGCGATCGGCGAACGCATCGATCGGCACCCACCCTCCCGACGCGAGCCCGGTGCTGAGCGCGTAGACGTAGCGGACGCCGTCGATGCGCCGCGACTGCCCGTAGTTGAGCGTGAATTTCGAGAAGGTGGAGCGACCCATCTCTTCGCCGTTGCCGTCGACGACCGGCACGGGGCTCTTCGCGGGATCGACCGCCCACGTCTCGCCGCCGTCGGCGCGGCGCACGCGCTGGCCACCGGCGCGGAGCGAGCAGTTGTAGCGGCTCCGCTTGCAGGTCTCGCCGTTCTCACCGCGGGTGATCATCTCGCTCGCCTCGCCCTCGGGCTCGGCCTCCGGCTCGAGCTCGGCGCACGCGGTGAAGGCGACGATGATGAGAAGAGGCGCGAAGCGGAGGTGCATGTCGATGTGGGATGCAGTCGGCAGGCCACGCGTCCGCTGCGCACGGCGGGCGCGGTTTGCGCAGCCCGACGCGCAGTCACGGCGACGGCGGGTCAAGCCCCGCCCAAGGCGTCGATCCCCGGTGGCTGCGTCCGCCCCAGCTGCTGAAGACCGCTGCACCGGCACGAGAGGGCGGAAAAACCGAGGTGGCGTGCGCCGGTTGTGCAACGTCGCGCGCAGTGCCCCCGCCCGCGACCGCTGGCATCGTTCCTGCCATTACTGGCTTTCATGATGGCGAACGATCTCCCGCGTCATTTCCAGGCTCCGGCGCTCGGCATGCCGCGGACCCCGCGCGCGGTCTCGTTCTCGCTCCCGACGTCGGAGGACCTCATCGAGGTCGCCGAGCCGGCGCTCCCGTTCACGGAGAGCGACGCGTACCACGCGGTGTCGCCGGTCCTTCCGCGCATGGTGAGCGCGGAGGAGTCGCGGCTGCAGCCGACCGTGCGCGTCGGCGGCAGGTCGTTCCGCAAGGGCGCGGAGGCGCCGACGAAGTCGAGCCTCGCGTTCTTCGTCCTCATCGGTCTCTTCGTCGGCCTCTGCGCGTTCGTCGCGATGACGATCGCGCTCCCCGACGCCTCCGCGCACGCGAAGGCCCCCGCGCACGCGAAGCCGCCGACGACCGCGCGCGCAAACATGAACGCGAACGCGAACACGAACGCAGAGCGCGCCGACGCGAACGCGAAGCCCGCCGTCGCGATCACCGCACCGGAGACCGTAATCGCGAGCGACTCGGAGGCGTCGACCGCGAGCGCGAAGCCAACCGCCGCGCGCCGCCGCACGCCGTTCATCGGCAAGCGCACGCCGAACGCGAAGACCGTCGCCCTCCCGGCGAACCCCTACAAGCTCCCGTGACCGCGCAACCGCGCGCTCTCGACCTCGAGCGCCGCGCGCATCACGATCCTCACGACCTTCCGCCCTCACGCAGCCGCGCGAGCTCGGCCTCGAGCGCCGCGACGCGCGCCTCTGCTTCTCGCTGGCTCGCCTCTGCTTCTCGCTGGCTCGCCGCTGCCGCGCGCGCCGCTGCTTTCGCCGCGCGCGCTTTCTCCTCCGCCGTGCGGGCGCGCTCGTCGGCGGTCGGGAAGACGATCGTGGTCCCGTCGACGATGCGTCGGGCGCGCAGGCAGCACGGGTAGGTCTTCCCTTCCGCATACACGGCGTCGAGGTAGAGCTCGACGCCGAGAATGGCCGAGCGCGTGCGCTCCTTCTTCACGAGGCGCTCGACGAAGTCACCGCTCTTCCGGTCCCACGCGCGGAGGCGCGTGCCCTCCTTCGCGTCGACGTTGAAGACGTAGAGCTCCTTCACGCCCACCTCGGCGTAGCGCGCGAGCTTCTGGCGGAGGGTCCACCGCTCGTAGCTGTCGCTCGGGCTCAGCACCTCGAACGCGACGTCGGGCGCGCCGCGCTCCCAGCACATCCACGAGTCGAAGTCCTCGCCGTCGGGCACACCGGCCTTCACGAAGACGTCCGGCGCGAGGCATCGCTTCGGGTTGTTGGCTTGAAAGTACACGTATTGATCGGCCCCGAGCGTTCCGCTCTCGATCGGGATCGCCGCGCGGATGATCTGGTAGAGCGCGTTGCACAGATGATGATGACGGCGGCCTTGGGGCACCTTCTCGTCCTCCGGTTCGCTGCACGGGAAGTGCAGCGGCCGCACGGGACGGAGGTACTTCACGGACGACATGCCCATGCCCTCGACTTTATCCGCCCCAACGACCACACGCGAGTCGCAGCACGACGCATGCCGCATCTCGGCGCAAACGATCCCGCACACTTCGAGCCCGTGACCCTATGGCCGGGCCAGGCCAGGGCCAGGCCAGGGGCCACCTCGAGCCCCAAACAAAGTGCGCAACCGGTGCAGAGACGCGGCCGACCCGCGCGTCATGCTCCGTATCGCTCTCGTCGTCTTCCTGCTGTCCACCCTGCTCGCGTGCTCGGAGGAGGTGACGCTCATCGAGACGCAGCCGACGAAGACGATCACCTTCCAGACGACATGCGTGCGGAACCTCTGCGACCAGCGCTACGAGACGTCGCGACGGCAATGCTCCGAGTGCATGTCACTCGCGATGGAGACGATGGACCTCGCTCCGTATACCTCCGGACTATGCAACTCGATTTGCGCCGGGAGCCCCTGCACGGAGGACGACCGCGAGACCTGCGTCGAGGAATCGTTCGACCCGGTCGTCACGGGCTACCTCGACGTGGAGGTCCGCGATGCATGCGTTCGTATGCTCGAACACCGGAGCTCTTGCGGCGAGCATCAGTACGACACGTCGCTCTGCGAGCGGCAGGGCCGCGTGCTTCGGCACGAGCAGGCCGCGATCTTCGCCTGCCTGGCCACTTCGCGCTGCGGTGGTGACGACCGATGTGAGCTGCTGGCTCCCCAGCCGACCTCTTTCGGTGAGGAGCTCTGTGCTGCCTTCGCCGGGTGTGACGAGGAACGGACGCTCTCTTCGAAGACGCCGCGGACCTCGGCGAGGCTCACGTTCTCTTCGCGCACCGCGGCGTACCGGACGAAGCACGCGAACGCGTCATCGAGCGACGTGAAGCCGTTGTGGTCCTCCATCAGCCCGCCCTCTTCGTGACACCAGGTCCGCACCGTGCCGTCGGGGCAGACGAGCCAGTAGTTGCCGGCGCCGTCGTTGGCCATCGCGAAGGCGTCGGGCTCGACGTTGCGGAACTCGCTCGTGTCATGGCCCCACTCGACGTTGAAGTCGTACAGCTCGGGGAACGAACCGTTCTTCAGCCGCGCGTGCAACGCGTCGAACGCGCGCCGTGCGTCCGCCGGCAGCTTGGCGAGGAACGCTTCAGGCGGCGCGGCCGCGTCGCCCTTCTGCATCTTGCCCTTCAGGAGCGTCTGAATGTCTGTCTCGAGCTGACCGCCGGCGATGTAGTCTCGGGTATCCATCGGCCGGCGAGGCTATGGCATCTGCGCGCCGCCGCAACCTCCACCGCCGGTGAAGGGATATCCTCGCGGGTCATGAACGCGCTGATCGCGGCGGTCGAGGCGTCCTACGCCGCGACGGCTACTGGCGACGTGGACATGTGGCTGCGTCGCTCGACCGAGGCGCTCGCGCCGCTCTTCGCGCCGAGCTCGCGTTGCTCGCGCGCAAGCAAACGCCGGTCGAGTGATACGCTGGGCGCGCGATGCCCGAGCTGCCCGACGTCGACGTGTACATCGAGCACATCGCGGCGCGGACGAAGGGAAAGGCGCTCGAGAAGGTGCGGCTCGCGTCACCGTTCGTGCTCCGCACGGCGGAGCCGCCGCTCACGGCCGTCTACGGGCAGAAGGTCGAGCGCGTCCACCGCCTCGGCAAGCGCATCGTCTTCGACTTCACCGCGCTCCACCTCGTCATCCACCTCATGGTCGCGGGGCGCTTCCGGTGGAAGGAGCTCGGCGCCGCGATCCCGGGGAAGGTCGGGCTCGCGGCGTTCGACTTCACCGGCGCGGGCACGCTCGTCCTCACCGAGGCGAGCACGAAGAAGCGCGCGAGCATCCACCTCGTCGACGATGCCGGCCTCACCGCGCTCGACCCCGGCGGGATGGAGGTGCTCGGCTCCAGCGTCGCCGCGTTCGCCGCGAAGCTGCGGAGCGAGAACCACACGCTGAAGCGATCGCTCACCGACCCGCACCTCTTCAGCGGGATCGGGAACGCGTACTCGGACGAGATCCTGCACCACGCGCGGATGTCGCCGGTGAAGCTCACCTCGAGGCTCACCGACGCCGAGATCGAGAAGCTCCATTCTTCGATCCACGTCGTGCTGAAGGAGTGGACCGATCGCCTGCGCGCCGAGGCGGGCGAGGAGTTCCCCGAGAAGGTCACCGCGTTCCGCCCCGAGATGGCGGTGCACGGCAAATACGGCAAGCCGTGCCCGCGCTGCGGCGGCCCCGTGCAGCGCATCCGCTACGCCGCCAACGAGATGAACTACTGCCCGACCTGCCAGACCGAGGGCAAGCTCCTCGCCGATCGATCGCTCTCGCGCCTCATGCGCGGCGACTGGCCGAAGACGCTCGAGGAGCTCGAGGCGAAGAAGGCAGAGGGCCGCGCCGTCGTCGCGCCGCCGGCGCCGCCGCCGAAGAAGGGCAGCATCGCCGAGCGCGCGGCGTCGTTCATTCCGAAGCGCGGCGGGTGACGTTCACGATCTGCTTCTTCGCCTCGTCGACGTCGTATTCGCAGACGCCGATCGCGACGTGCCCCACCGCGTTGCGGGCCGCGTTCTGACGCACGGTCGCCTCGTCGCACGCGCACGGCGCCTTCGGCGGCGCGTCCTCGCAGCTCGGCGTCTTCGGCTGCACGAGCGCCCAGCGCCGGCGCTCGTGCGCGGCGACGAACGCGTCCGGCAGCTTTCCTTTCTCGAGGAGCGCGGCGTACGCGACGAGCGGCGCGCGCGCCTCGGCGGCGGTGAAGACGTCGCGCGGCGGTCGCTCCCCCTCCGCCGCGAGGATGGGCCCGACCTGCTCGATCGTGCAGAGCGGCTCGTCTTGTTTCGTGTCGCTCGCCCAGCCGAGCGGTCCCTTCTCGTTGCAGCGGAAGCTCGGGTGATCGAGCGGCTCGAGGCCTTGCGCGAGGAGCGTCTCTCGAACGCAGGGCGCCGGCGCGAGCGCGAGCGCGAGGTACACCGCCTCGGCGAGGAAGGCCTCCTCCCCTCCCCCTCCTTCGAGCGACTTCGGCCGCGTGCTCGCCACGTCGCACGCGATCGTGCCCGCGGCCTTCGGCTCGTACGCGAGGACCGCCCGCAAGAGCGCCGCGGCGGCGCGTGGCTCGACCCAGCGACGCCCGAGGTCGTGCGCCTTGATCGTGACGAAGGGTCGCTTGTCCGCGGCGCTGGTCCCGAGATCGACGACGCGCGCGGCGCGGGCGATCGCGAGCGGATCGGTCTGCATGAAGACGGGCCACATCGCCTTCTCGAGCGCGTCGGCCGGCGCCTTCGCGCGGACCTCGTCCCAGCCCGGTCCCGGGATCGACGCGGTCGCGACGAGCAGCTCGACGTTCGCGCTCGGTCCCTTCTCGCGCTCGAGCTCCGCCGCGAGCCCGAGCCGGCGCTCCTTCGTCTTCGCCATCTCCCAGAGCGGCGCGAGCGCGCGCGCGGTCTCGGGCGCCGCCGCGAAGTCGACCGGCAGGCCGACGATCGGTCCGACGAACACGCCCTCGCCGATGCGGTAGAGGACGCGCCCCTGCCCCGCCTTCGTGCGGTACGCGAGGCGCCGCCCGCTCTCGTCGCGCGTCACCACCGTGTCGGGCGCGACCTCGTCGGGCAGCTCCGTCTTCGTCCCGTCGAGCACGAGCGTCGCGCGCCCGCCGAGGACCTCCACCTTCGCGTCGCTCACGAGCTCCTTCGAGCGACACGAGATCGCGAAGAGCGACACGAGCAGGAGCGCCACCGGCCGCCGGATCACGTCCCGAGCATCGCCCCGCTCTCGCCAAGGCGCAACGCCGTGGTTATCGCTGTCGGGGTGCCTCGCCGGCTCGGCTTCCTCGACGGCCTCCGCGCCTTCTTCGGCGGGATCGGCTTTGTCCTGTTTCGCCCGAAAATGTGGGGCTGGGCCGCGATCCCTATCTTCGTCGCGACGCTGCTCTTCGGCGCGACCGGCGCCCTCGCGATCTGGGGCGGAGCGAGCCTCGCCGACCAGGTCCTCTCCGGGGCGACGAGCGGCTGGGCGGCGGCCGGGCTCTGGGGCCTCCGCGTCCTGTTCTGGATCGTGGGCCTCCTCCTCGCGTTCCTCCTCGCGCTCACGCTCGCGCAGCCGCTCTCGGGGTTCGCGCTCGACGCGATCGCGCGCCGCCAGGAGCTCGCCCTCGGCGGCCGCACGTGGCCGGATCAGCCTCTTTTCCCGTCGCTCTTCCGTTCGCTCCGCGTCACGCTCTTCGCCCTCGCGGTGAGCCTGCCGCTCCTCCTTCTTCTCTCGGTGGTCACGCTCCTCTTTCCGCCGGCGTCGGTCGTCACCGTCCCGCTCAAGCTCGCGGTCGCGGGGTTCGCGATCAGCTACGACTTCCTGGACTACCCGCTCGGCCTCCGCGGCGAGGAGGTGGGGGCGCGCGCGGCCTTCCTGCGCCGGCACGCGGCGGCGGTCCTCGGCTTCGGGCTCGCGGCGTCGGTGGTCCTCCTCGTGCCGGGGTTGGGGCTCCTCCTCCTGCCCTTTGGGGTGGCGGGCGCGACGCGTTTGGTAGTCCTTGCCGATCGGCCATGAAGCGTGTGAGGCTGAGCCGCTGAAATGAGCACGCCGCTGACGATCAACGACAAGGTCACGCTGCCCGGCAGCGATCTCGAATGGACCGCCGTGAGGTCTGGCGGCCCGGGCGGTCAGAACGTGAACAAGGTCTCCTCGAAGATCGAGCTCACGTTCGACTTCGAGGGGACGGTCGCCCTCCCGGACGACGCGCGCGATCGCCTCCGCAAGCTCGCGAAGGGCTCGCTCGACGCCGAGGGCCGCATCCTCGTGAAGAGCGAGAAGACCCGCGACCAGGCGAAGAACCTCGCCGACGCCCGCCAGAAGCTCAAGGAGATGATCCTCGAAGCGCTGAAGGTGCCGAAGGTCCGAAAGCCGACGAAGGTGAGCAAAGCGCAGAAGGCCAAGCGCGTCACCGAGAAGAAGAAGGTCGCCAAGAAGAAGGCCACGCGCAAGAAGCCGTCGAAGGACGACTGACTGCTCCTCGTCTCGCGCGCCCCTCGTCTCGCGCGTCGAGCACCTTCTTGTTTCAGTCGAGTTGCTCGAGCTCCTCGCACCGGAGGATACGCTCGCGCTCGACGTCGGTGACGGGAAGCTTGCGCGCGGCCAGGACGCTGAAGATCCCCTCGGCCTTTCCTGCGGATGCGCTCCGGTTTCGTGTCGGCGGCCTGGGGAGGGCCGCGGCGCCATCACCGAGAACAGGAGGTCCGTGCGCTGCTCCGCGAGCGCACGCTCCACGAACGTCCCCGGCTCGTGCCGCCACCTCCGCGGGCAGGATCGCTTGCAGCTCGCCCCGGCGCGTTCTCCGGATCCGAGAACACGTGCCTCAATCGCAGCGGGACATCATGCGGGCGGCGCGGGCGCGGAGCTTGTTTCGGAGGAGGTCGACGTCGTCCATCTTGTCGGGGGTGAACGTGAGGCGGGCGCCGTCGGCGACCTCCTCGAAGCGTGTCTGCACGGGTGGGAGGTGGACCGGCTGGATGCCGTGGCGTCCGCCGCCCACGCCGTGCCAGCCGTCGTGGCCAACGCCTGCGCCCCTCCCCGCTCCGTGGAGCGCGGCCGCGTCGCGGGCGCGGCGTCGGAGCTCGTCGAGGCGATCGGGCGTCGTCGTGAAGAGCAGCGTCGCGCCCGTCGCCGTCTCGTCGAACTGGATGTGCGCGTTCTCGACGCCGAGCGGGCACGTCGCGCGGATCCGACTCGCGTCGAGCGTCCGCGGAGGTCCCGCGACCGGCGGCGGCTTCTCCCCGCACGCCGTGACGAGCACCGCGAGCACGATCGCCGCCCCCGCACCTCGAACCGCCGGCAACCATCCCTCGATCGACATCGCGCTCGCCTTCGAAGCACGTCGCGCGCCAGCGTGCGCGACGCCGTTTCCGCGTGCACACGCCCCTTCGGCGCGCATCTGCCCCTTCGGCGCGCATCTCGTGCACCGGCCGGCGCACGCCGTGCGCGATCAGGGCCGGCGCGGCTTCGGGACGAGGACCTCGACCAGATCGGCGATCACGCGCAGCTCGTGCTCGTCGGCGGCGTCGATCACGACGGGCGCGTAGCGTGGGTTGAGCGAGCGAAGGGTCACGCGCTGCGTGCCGTCCGGTCGCCGGCGGGTCTCGAGCATCTTCAACGCGAACGGTCCGCCGAGGCCCTCGGCCGAGAAGACGGGGTGGGCCACCAAGACCGCGCGGCCGCGAAAGGGCGGCGGCGCCGGCGGACCGAAGAGGCAGACCGCGCCGTCCGGGATCCGAGGCTCCATCGAGTCGCCCTCGATCTGAGCGACGAACTGCCGCTCGGGAGGAGGACCCTTCCGCGGGAGGATGACCCAGCCGAGCGCTTCGACGACGCGACCGCCGTCCGCGAACGCGCCCGCGGCCGCTCGGAGCGTCATCACCGGAACCGCATGGACCGGCCGCCGCCCTCGCATCGTCGACGGACGCACGCGGTACCCCGCAGCGCTCAGGCGCACGAGCGGCGTCGGTCGGACGACCGCGTGCGTCGCGGCCGGCGTCTTCGCGTTGGGGTCGGCCGCCGCGATGAGCGCGTACACCGTCGTGCCGAGCTCCGTCGCGATCCGTTCGAGCGTACGGAGCTGCAGGTTCTGCTTGCCCGACTCGATCCGCTGGTAGTTCGTGGGCGCCGTGTCGAGCCGGGCGGCGAGGGCCTCCTGCGTCATCGAGATCGCCTCCCGGCGCCGGGCGATCGCCCGCGCAACGCAATGAAGAAGGTCGTCTTTCTCGCGCGCCAAGCCATCGACGAGTTGGGCGCCGATGACGAGTGCGAACCATCATCACTAGTGATGGTTCAATGTTCGATTTCTGCTCGACAATTTGGCGTTCATGCAATCGAGAGTCGCAGATTCGTCGTTGACATCGGATGACGCGCCCCTCTAAGAAGCATCTTCGATGATGGTGCTATATCGCCAATTGCGGGGAAGGCGCTGTCAGCAGTCGGGAGGGACCATTGGTCGATCGTCGAGTATCCAAGTGCCGCTCAACCTCGTCGCGCCGAGCCGTGGCGCTGGCCGGCGTCGTGGGCCTCCTCGTCGGCCTGCCGCTCACCGCGGTCGCTGACGAGCCCGCGGCGCCGCCGTCGTCGCCTGCGCCGTCGTCGACGGCGCCGACGGTCCATGGCGTCTACGACTTTTGCTACATGCGTCCTCCGAAGAAGACGTCCCACTACGAGAAGTGGCGAGTCGTCGTCTTCGAGCTCGGCGGCAAGGAGATCGCGACCGGTCCCGAGAAAGAGGTCGACGAGAAGGGCATCGCCGTCGGAGAGCACCAGGTCTTCCGCAACGGCGCCCTCTTCAACGACGTCCGCGACACGTTCTCCGCGACGTTCCCGATGCCGCGCTTCTACGCCGTCGAGGCCGAGACGGAGAGCCCGGCGGCGCTCCGCGGGAAGAAGCAGCTCTCCAGCAAGGAGATGATCGACGCGGCAGGCCTCGACACGTTCGCGGCCTACTCGATCGCGTGCTCGGACTGGGTCATCCTCCCTCGCCTGACGGAGAAGACCGCGTCGTGGAGGAAGGTCACCGCGAAGAGAAAGAACGGGACGACGTACCAGCGGTGGATGCTCGATGTCTCCTGGAAGATGGAGGCCGACGTCTATCGCCACGAGGCGAACGGCGGGTTCACGCTCTTCCAGACGGTCACCGACGGCAACGATGCCGGCACCGACGCCGCCTACGAGCTGGCGACGAAGGCGCCGCAGCAGAACAACATGGGCGCGCAGCAGATGCTGGTCTCGAAGCATCCCAAGCCCGGATGCGACCCACCGATGATCGCGGAGGGGGCCGCGATCGTGAAGGGAATCCACGCCTGCGTCGACGCGCTCGGCGCGCTCGCCGACCGCGCCCGCGAGACGCTCAAGGCGGACGAGAGCGAAACCGCCGGCGGTGCTCCCACCCCGCCGCCCGCGGCCCCGGGCGCCGACGGCGGAGCGCCCGCGACGCCGGCCGAAACGGTCGCGCCGACCCCGTTGAGCCCGCGGGAGCGAGGTCTCCTCAAGAGCCTCGCCGACAAGGATCGCGACGTCATCCCGGCGCTCCTCGGACTGCTGGGCGACTCGAAGAGCCAGCGCCTCCTCGACCTCGCCGACGAGATCAAGTCCGCGAAGAGCGCCTGCGAGAAGCCGGTCGACAGCGTCGAAGCGGCGAGCGAAAAGCTCCGTCAGCTCAGTCAGCAGGGTCCGGCGTCGCTCGGAGTGCCGGCCGTCCTCGGGTTGGCGGAGTGCGCGGGGATCGATCTCTCGCCCGACCTCAGCAGCGCGTCGGCGCCCGGAACGCAGCAGCACTTCTCGAAGCACTGCAAGGACGTCGACGACGACGTCGCGCACGGCCGCGACGCCATGCGCAACGTCGCGCGGTGCCGCGGCCGCGTGAAGACGGAGTGGGCGACGCTGAACCTGCAGAACAAGGTCAAACAGCTCGATCCGTTCCGGCTCTTCTCGATACTGCT
The DNA window shown above is from Labilithrix sp. and carries:
- a CDS encoding formamidopyrimidine-DNA glycosylase; amino-acid sequence: MPELPDVDVYIEHIAARTKGKALEKVRLASPFVLRTAEPPLTAVYGQKVERVHRLGKRIVFDFTALHLVIHLMVAGRFRWKELGAAIPGKVGLAAFDFTGAGTLVLTEASTKKRASIHLVDDAGLTALDPGGMEVLGSSVAAFAAKLRSENHTLKRSLTDPHLFSGIGNAYSDEILHHARMSPVKLTSRLTDAEIEKLHSSIHVVLKEWTDRLRAEAGEEFPEKVTAFRPEMAVHGKYGKPCPRCGGPVQRIRYAANEMNYCPTCQTEGKLLADRSLSRLMRGDWPKTLEELEAKKAEGRAVVAPPAPPPKKGSIAERAASFIPKRGG
- a CDS encoding protein kinase translates to MSESTPKTIFKIGELVSDAYEIKAVLGRGGMGQVFDAQDVGLVRRVAIKANFADIEAQFSIRNEARALAAIKHPGVVGVYALGVHEGIDYMVMEHVSGFTLAHHLDRLGSTTPIAERIDVLVAIADGMAAIHRAGISHGDIKPENILLAASGRVVLMDLGLVRAHYEPDRGIVAGTPDYMAPEIFSGTQLGTERHLADVYAFGVLAYRVLAGALPYTGKDPVDVLLAHADAPVPKLSDAVSVPKRLSELVSSLMAKEPNDRPVSMDAAVWQLRTAKEEIQRGTSASEGGLSVLIVDDDVDIARLVAMYVKQAAPGAEIILAADAQQALEQFRKKPPRLVFLDLNMPRMSGFELFTYLRGANLVEASTVVAMSAGGSTSDVGLMLELGAQDFIPKGPELRGRVTRIVSSLAASKTKHPGPGT
- a CDS encoding Uma2 family endonuclease, whose amino-acid sequence is MSSVKYLRPVRPLHFPCSEPEDEKVPQGRRHHHLCNALYQIIRAAIPIESGTLGADQYVYFQANNPKRCLAPDVFVKAGVPDGEDFDSWMCWERGAPDVAFEVLSPSDSYERWTLRQKLARYAEVGVKELYVFNVDAKEGTRLRAWDRKSGDFVERLVKKERTRSAILGVELYLDAVYAEGKTYPCCLRARRIVDGTTIVFPTADERARTAEEKARAAKAAARAAAASQREAEASQREAEARVAALEAELARLREGGRS
- a CDS encoding LexA family transcriptional regulator codes for the protein MTQEALAARLDTAPTNYQRIESGKQNLQLRTLERIATELGTTVYALIAAADPNAKTPAATHAVVRPTPLVRLSAAGYRVRPSTMRGRRPVHAVPVMTLRAAAGAFADGGRVVEALGWVILPRKGPPPERQFVAQIEGDSMEPRIPDGAVCLFGPPAPPPFRGRAVLVAHPVFSAEGLGGPFALKMLETRRRPDGTQRVTLRSLNPRYAPVVIDAADEHELRVIADLVEVLVPKPRRP
- a CDS encoding EI24 domain-containing protein, with the protein product MPRRLGFLDGLRAFFGGIGFVLFRPKMWGWAAIPIFVATLLFGATGALAIWGGASLADQVLSGATSGWAAAGLWGLRVLFWIVGLLLAFLLALTLAQPLSGFALDAIARRQELALGGRTWPDQPLFPSLFRSLRVTLFALAVSLPLLLLLSVVTLLFPPASVVTVPLKLAVAGFAISYDFLDYPLGLRGEEVGARAAFLRRHAAAVLGFGLAASVVLLVPGLGLLLLPFGVAGATRLVVLADRP
- the arfB gene encoding aminoacyl-tRNA hydrolase, which gives rise to MSTPLTINDKVTLPGSDLEWTAVRSGGPGGQNVNKVSSKIELTFDFEGTVALPDDARDRLRKLAKGSLDAEGRILVKSEKTRDQAKNLADARQKLKEMILEALKVPKVRKPTKVSKAQKAKRVTEKKKVAKKKATRKKPSKDD